The following coding sequences lie in one Miscanthus floridulus cultivar M001 chromosome 9, ASM1932011v1, whole genome shotgun sequence genomic window:
- the LOC136482063 gene encoding chalcone synthase-like, producing the protein MGSQETGSPCAGGKAAILGIGKAVPVHVYEQKTFPEYYFEITNSNHLVDLKAKFEKICEKTATEKRHMYVSDEWLRSNPSVTAYMSTSLTLRQQVAEEGIPRLGAEAALDAIKDWGKPASDITHLVVATTSTGCLPGADCVLIKLLGLPPSTKRVTLYQAGCYGGTTALRVSKDIAESNPGARVLVVTSEVMSLVLRGPSESHIGNLVGQAVFGDAAGAVVVGCCPAAGERPVFELVAASQDVLPDTEDAVVVKLRDEGVVITMHRDVPLHVSSHVGSTVKRAFLQGNAATASMADWNEAFWMLHTGGRGIVDGVEARLGLREEKLAATREVMRQYGNTRSSSIFLVMDEMRTRSAEHGLSTAGEGLEWGMVIAFGPGLTLETMLLRALPATASL; encoded by the exons ATGGGGAGTCAGGAAACGGGCAGTCCTTGTGCTGGTGGGAAGGCCGCTATACTTGGAATTGGCAAAGCTGTTCCAGTCCATGTGTATGAGCAGAAGACATTTCCTGAGTATTATTTCGAGATAACCAATAGCAATCACCTGGTCGATCTAAAAGCCAAGTTTGAAAAAATCT GCGAGAAGACGGCAACGGAGAAGCGGCACATGTACGTATCCGACGAGTGGCTGCGGAGCAACCCGTCGGTGACGGCGTACATGTCCACCTCGCTCACCCTGCGGCAGCAAGTCGCCGAGGAGGGCATACCACGTCTCGGCGCGGAGGCTGCGCTCGACGCCATCAAGGACTGGGGGAAGCCAGCCTCCGACATCACCCACCTCGTGGTCGCGACAACGAGCACCGGTTGCCTTCCCGGCGCCGACTGCGTCCTCATCAAGCTCCTCGGCCTCCCGCCGTCGACCAAGCGCGTGACGCTGTACCAGGCCGGCTGCTACGGCGGCACCACCGCTCTGCGCGTCTCCAAGGACATCGCGGAGAGCAACCCGGGCGCCAGGGTACTGGTGGTGACCTCCGAGGTGATGTCCCTGGTGCTGCGAGGCCCCTCGGAGTCCCACATCGGGAACCTCGTCGGCCAGGCCGTCTTCGGCGACGCCGCAGGCGCCGTCGTCGTGGGGTGCTGCCCGGCGGCTGGCGAGCGCCCCGTGTTCGAGCTGGTGGCGGCGTCCCAGGACGTGTTGCCCGACACCGAAGACGCCGTGGTGGTCAAGCTTCGCGACGAAGGGGTCGTGATCACCATGCACCGCGACGTGCCCCTGCACGTGTCCAGCCACGTCGGGAGCACCGTGAAGCGCGCGTTCCTGCAGGGGAACGCCGCCACGGCGTCCATGGCCGACTGGAACGAGGCGTTCTGGATGCTGCACACGGGAGGCAGGGGTATCGTGGACGGCGTGGAGGCCAGGCTTGGCCTGCGGGAGGAGAAGCTCGCCGCAACAAGGGAGGTGATGAGGCAGTACGGGAACACCCGGAGCTCCTCCATCTTCCTGGTGATGGATGAGATGCGGACAAGGTCGGCGGAGCACGGGCTGAGCACGGCAGGGGAAGGCCTGGAGTGGGGGATGGTCATTGCGTTCGGTCCTGGCCTTACCTTGGAGACCATGCTGCTCCGCGCGCTACCTGCAACTGCAAGCCTCTAG